A single region of the Salicibibacter cibi genome encodes:
- a CDS encoding SDR family NAD(P)-dependent oxidoreductase, with protein MRLQDKVAIVTGGGQGIGKGIAGTFGKEGAKVVVADVDEEIGRETVQQLQNNQMDAFFQPTDVSDDASVMDLVKTVVDNYGGIDILVNNAAINFRKSLHETSLEEWNQLLGINLTGPFLCSKYMLPEMQKRGGGSIINIASWHAEKTIPRLAAYATAKGGLTALTRQMALDYGADQIRVNAVGPSTVDTPLLQKTFESLEDPDEAFRQTLDFQPMGRIGTTEDIANACLFLASDESTYVSGQTLMVDGGAINKIARPLMFD; from the coding sequence ATGCGTTTACAAGATAAAGTAGCCATCGTGACCGGTGGTGGCCAAGGGATCGGCAAAGGCATTGCCGGAACGTTCGGAAAGGAAGGGGCAAAAGTTGTTGTCGCCGATGTCGATGAAGAAATAGGCCGTGAAACCGTTCAACAATTGCAAAACAATCAAATGGACGCTTTTTTTCAGCCGACCGACGTTAGTGATGATGCGAGTGTGATGGATCTGGTGAAAACGGTGGTGGACAATTATGGCGGCATTGATATTTTGGTGAACAATGCCGCGATCAATTTTCGCAAATCCTTGCACGAAACGTCCTTGGAAGAGTGGAACCAACTTCTGGGGATCAACTTGACCGGCCCTTTTCTATGCTCAAAATACATGTTGCCGGAAATGCAAAAACGGGGAGGCGGCTCCATCATCAACATCGCATCTTGGCACGCGGAAAAGACGATCCCCCGCCTCGCCGCTTATGCTACTGCGAAAGGTGGATTGACGGCACTTACACGGCAAATGGCCCTCGATTATGGCGCCGATCAGATTCGTGTGAACGCTGTAGGGCCGAGCACCGTCGATACACCTCTGCTGCAAAAAACATTCGAAAGTCTCGAAGACCCGGATGAAGCGTTTAGGCAAACGCTTGATTTTCAGCCGATGGGCCGCATCGGCACGACGGAAGATATCGCGAACGCTTGTTTATTCCTTGCTTCGGATGAATCCACGTACGTAAGCGGGCAGACGCTTATGGTTGATGGCGGCGCCATCAACAAAATCGCCCGTCCGTTGATGTTTGACTGA
- a CDS encoding cation diffusion facilitator family transporter translates to MSHNHHHHHTDNKKALLLALLLIFTLVIAEVIGGLLTNSLALLADAGHMLSDFFAIGLALIAFRVGERAASKSKTFGYRRFEILAALVNGIVLIGISGFVLWQAVQRFQEPPEVAGGGMLAFAGIALFINLLIAWIFLRGGDVKGNLNLRGAFFHVLGDIVSTIGVLVAGLLILSFNWTLADPIISIVVALLILTAGFRIVSESVHVLMEGKPPSISLQKIEKHIKALPHVHSLHDLHLWSITSDFPALSCHLVVEEGADRDVLLWQANHILKEEFHISHAVIQIEGEGVECTSMCSSPRPST, encoded by the coding sequence ATGTCTCATAACCACCACCACCATCATACCGATAATAAAAAAGCGCTTTTGTTAGCCCTATTATTGATATTTACCCTCGTCATCGCCGAAGTGATCGGAGGTTTGTTAACGAACAGCCTTGCCCTTTTGGCTGACGCCGGACATATGCTGAGCGATTTTTTTGCCATTGGTCTCGCACTGATTGCGTTTAGGGTCGGAGAACGGGCAGCAAGCAAAAGCAAAACATTTGGTTACCGGCGATTTGAGATTCTTGCGGCGCTAGTAAACGGAATCGTGTTGATCGGAATTTCCGGATTTGTTCTTTGGCAGGCGGTTCAACGTTTTCAAGAACCTCCCGAAGTTGCGGGGGGAGGAATGCTGGCGTTTGCAGGCATTGCTCTCTTCATCAATTTGCTGATTGCCTGGATATTTTTGCGCGGGGGCGATGTGAAAGGAAACTTGAACTTGCGCGGCGCCTTTTTTCACGTACTCGGAGATATTGTCAGTACGATCGGTGTACTGGTTGCAGGACTGCTTATATTATCTTTCAATTGGACACTTGCCGATCCGATTATCAGCATCGTAGTGGCGCTGTTAATTTTAACGGCAGGATTTCGGATTGTGAGCGAGTCGGTACATGTCCTGATGGAAGGGAAACCACCGAGCATATCCTTGCAAAAGATTGAAAAGCATATAAAAGCATTGCCGCATGTCCATTCGTTGCATGATTTGCATTTGTGGTCGATCACTTCAGACTTCCCGGCGTTAAGTTGCCATCTTGTTGTAGAAGAGGGGGCGGACCGCGACGTATTGCTCTGGCAAGCGAACCACATATTAAAAGAAGAATTTCACATCTCACACGCAGTCATTCAAATCGAAGGTGAAGGGGTGGAATGTACATCCATGTGCTCAAGTCCGCGTCCTTCCACGTAA
- a CDS encoding ArsR/SmtB family transcription factor has product MEDPMHDLDEETLFTVSQTFKALSDPTRIRILHLLSIKECSVNTIAERLSLSQSTVSHQLRLLKNIRLVTSRREGTSVYYSPDDRHVLEVLEQTIHHSLHD; this is encoded by the coding sequence ATGGAGGATCCCATGCACGATCTCGACGAAGAAACGCTGTTCACTGTTTCACAAACATTTAAAGCTTTATCCGACCCGACAAGAATTCGTATTTTACACTTGCTTTCCATAAAAGAATGTTCGGTGAACACGATAGCCGAACGTTTGTCATTAAGCCAGTCCACGGTTTCTCACCAGTTACGTTTGTTAAAAAATATCCGGCTCGTTACGTCGAGAAGAGAAGGAACATCGGTTTATTATTCCCCGGATGACAGGCATGTGCTCGAAGTTCTGGAACAAACTATTCATCATTCTTTGCATGATTAG